The genomic stretch TCAGCACGACCAATGTCCGCATCAATTCGGATGGATCGTTGGTATTGGTGTGAGATTTGGACAATATCCGAGAGCATCTGCTCTTTTGTCTCAGTCATAAGCTCGTCTGACCATTTCATTTCGATCATTATCGGTGAGTTCTTTTTTGTGTACTTGACGAAGGCCAGCTGAGTCCGACCAGGCGAGTTTGCCCCCTGTAAAGTCGTCCAAAGAAATCAGTCGTTGAGCGATCGACTCCTCGTCGAGCTTGAATACTCGGCCGGGGGAGCCTTCGGCATAGGCGATAGTTTCGAAAGCTAGCGTGCTCTGCTTGGGTGCGGTTTTATCCCAAAAATCAATAAGGGCATAGGTAAAAATGCCGTCATGAAGCGCAGCTTTAGGGCCTCGGCGGAATGCGTATTCGCCCTTGTGAACCTCTTGGATTAACCCTAATTCGCCCAATAGAGGCTCAGCAAAATCTTCTGGAGAACCATTTGCTGTACGTGGAGCATAACTACGTATGCATGTTTCCAAATCACGCGAAATGGTGGTAGTTGACAGTCGATGCTTAGGGTCAAGAGTGCGTGCATAGTCAGCCAAAGACCCTTCGAGATCTATTCGTCTAAACGTAGGTGCGGTCACATGATTAAACAACCAATACCACGTTGTAGATCGATTACCTTTCCCTGCTAGCTGCCAATGAACAAACCACGCGGTAGAAGGGTTTTCCGCGTAGGGATCAAGCCCTTCTTTTGATGACAGCGTGTCCATAGCGAAGTCTGTTACGCGGTAAGCATCTCCTTCATCAATCATGACGCCACAGGCCAAGGCCCAATGTCGAATCGATGCAACCATATTCTTACCAACACCGAAAACAGCGATAGCGGAATCATCGGTAAAGATAGTTTTGGGGATCAGCCCATCAACGGTCGCTTGGTCAATAGCTTTTTTGAGCCACATTTGACGCAGAGGGAACGTTTCGTGTCCTGAGAAGTACACTAGCTTCTCACGGTTGAGTTTTGAGATTGTGCTTTTCATGTTGGACAGCTTACACCTAACTGGTGACATCCTCCAGTCCGATTAAGACATCCATTTTACTGTATGAATATACATTTACATTGCGCTAATTAGCAAATATTGCAGCGAGAAAACCAGCAATTGGGGTTGGGATGTAGCCAAAGAAGGTATCGGGGGGATAACTGTGTGCAGTAACCCATATCCAATGTTGCACTATGAGTTAGATTTTGGTTTTTCCGCCATGGATTTTGTCAATACGAGCTCTATCGCTTTAAATCGCCCTTGGAATTTTGCTCTCTCCGCCCGACTCACTGCGAACTCATATGAAAATAGGTGTTTTAGCTCAGGGTGTTCTCTTTCTATCCGAGCATATTCATCACATTCACCCATGTGATTGAATGCAATGCAAAAATACTCTAAGGCTTTCTTGTACATCGTTTCATTCAACTGATTGATTTTATTATTCTTTTATGAGTGACTGGCTAATGGCCTGACTCGAAGGGGGAAGCTGCTCTCTATGTACTCGAACGAATAAAACCGATTGCTAAATAGCTTCTCATATTACCGCTCCACTTTAGCCAGGCCAGGTTGGTTGCCGGGAAACGGTGAAGCTGCATTCATAAACTGCGTTACCTGTTTCAGTAACTGCCACATGTACCGGCACTGATGGTTTCGCGTTATTGTTTCGTGTAACGATAGCCAC from Dickeya fangzhongdai encodes the following:
- a CDS encoding DUF4007 family protein, yielding MKSTISKLNREKLVYFSGHETFPLRQMWLKKAIDQATVDGLIPKTIFTDDSAIAVFGVGKNMVASIRHWALACGVMIDEGDAYRVTDFAMDTLSSKEGLDPYAENPSTAWFVHWQLAGKGNRSTTWYWLFNHVTAPTFRRIDLEGSLADYARTLDPKHRLSTTTISRDLETCIRSYAPRTANGSPEDFAEPLLGELGLIQEVHKGEYAFRRGPKAALHDGIFTYALIDFWDKTAPKQSTLAFETIAYAEGSPGRVFKLDEESIAQRLISLDDFTGGKLAWSDSAGLRQVHKKELTDNDRNEMVRRAYD